One window of the Diospyros lotus cultivar Yz01 chromosome 12, ASM1463336v1, whole genome shotgun sequence genome contains the following:
- the LOC127786752 gene encoding UPF0481 protein At3g47200-like encodes MGDWVLDFEAELNNLRNAQSQEEQRRKKRSIHRLPPLIISDLDKKVYEPEMVSFGPYHYGEPRLKPMEDHKHRALLYFLDRTRVSLDTIFNSMVGVEQDLKDSYDSLQPEWQNDTKKFVKLMIVDGCFTLEILRAKTQKPRRDYSDDNPIFGPHGELYAMPFIKRDMLLLENQLPMLVLYMLKSFEENIEGNTETLNDLILAFCGQGGRIADMGKCLHILDLYRRSLLYKIPKANSIPPAQHMWDTIARSATELAEAGIRFKRSESNSLLDITFEHGVLSLPQLVVDASTESIFLNLIAFERCHVVVGNYLCSYIWFMSNIVQQDPDISLLRSKGIIFNFAGSDKAVDDLFNTVSKDLMMDPSSDLYMVFESTAFYCAKRWHKLRATLIHNYPWTGVSIVAGVILFVLTTLQTVFTIFDVLRK; translated from the exons ATGGGCGACTGGGTGCTCGACTTTGAAGCTGAACTCAACAACCTCCGCAATGCTCAGAGCCAAGAAGAGCAGCGCAGGAAGAAACGGTCCATCCACAGGCTCCCTCCCCTCATCATATCAGACCTCGACAAGAAAGTCTATGAGCCCGAAATGGTGTCGTTCGGGCCGTACCATTACGGGGAGCCTCGCCTGAAGCCCATGGAGGATCACAAGCACCGCGCTCTCCTCTATTTCCTCGATAGAACGCGGGTGTCTCTGGACACAATCTTCAACTCCATGGTCGGAGTGGAGCAAGACCTCAAGGATTCGTACGACTCGCTCCAGCCTGAGTGGCAAAACGATACTAAAAAATTTGTGAAGCTAATGATTGTGGATGGGTGTTTCACACTAGAAATATTGCGGGCGAAGACACAAAAGCCTAGACGTGATTATTCTGACGACAATCCCATATTCGGCCCTCACGGAGAACTCTATGCCATGCCATTTATCAAGCGAGATATGTTATTGTTAGAGAATCAATTGCCGATGCTCGTACTATACATGCTCAAAAGTTTTGAAGAGAATATTGAG GGAAACACGGAAACTTTGAACGATCTGATACTCGCATTCTGTGGCCAAGGCGGTCGTATCGCAGACATGGGCAAATGCCTCCACATCCTCGACCTCTATCGCAGGAGCTTGCTCTATAAGATTCCCAAAGCCAACAGCATTCCCCCGGCACAGCACATGTGGGACACCATCGCTCGCTCAGCCACAGAGTTGGCTGAAGCCGGCATCCGCTTTAAGAGGAGTGAAAGCAACAGCCTCTTGGATATCACTTTCGAGCACGGCGTCCTGAGTCTCCCCCAATTGGTTGTCGATGCCAGCACCGAATCGATTTTCCTGAACCTCATTGCATTCGAGCGGTGCCACGTTGTAGTCGGCAACTATCTTTGTTCGTACATCTGGTTCATGAGCAATATTGTCCAGCAAGATCCCGACATCAGCCTGCTAAGGTCCAAAGGGATCATCTTCAACTTCGCTGGCAGCGACAAGGCTGTGGACGATTTGTTCAATACGGTGTCGAAGGATTTGATGATGGATCCCTCCAGCGACCTTTACATGGTCTTTGAGAGCACCGCTTTCTACTGCGCGAAGCGGTGGCATAAATTGCGGGCGACATTGATTCATAATTATCCATGGACAGGTGTTTCTATTGTCGCGGGCGTCATCCTCTTTGTCCTCACTACATTGCAGACTGTCTTCACTATCTTCGATGTCTTACGTAAATAA
- the LOC127787215 gene encoding UPF0481 protein At3g47200-like, translating to MTEPTTLRASGEMNQWVVDINAEICKHSNAKSQEEQSRKKRSIYRLPSLISETKKGPYQPQAVSFGPNHHGELHLMPMEEHKHRALLNFVHRSPLPLGVIFNAMVEVAQELKDSYSSLDSKWQDTEKFVKLMIIDGCFMLEILRAAAQKSESDRETQERGCDYSKDDPIFGSHGELYAMPFTRQDMLLLFLIIK from the coding sequence ATGACTGAGCCGACGACATTAAGAGCAAGCGGAGAGATGAACCAGTGGGTGGTCGACATCAATGCTGAAATCTGCAAGCACAGCAATGCTAAAAGCCAAGAAGAGCAGTCCAGGAAGAAGCGGTCCATCTACAGGCTCCCTTCCCTCATCTCCGAAACCAAGAAGGGACCCTACCAGCCCCAAGCAGTGTCGTTCGGGCCGAACCATCACGGGGAGCTTCACCTGATGCCCATGGAGGAACACAAGCACCGCGCTCTCCTCAATTTCGTGCATAGATCGCCTCTGCCTCTGGGCGTAATCTTCAACGCCATGGTCGAAGTGGCGCAGGAGCTCAAGGATTCGTACAGCTCGCTCGATTCCAAGTGGCAAGATACTGAAAAATTTGTGAAGCTAATGATTATCGATGGGTGTTTCATGCTGGAAATATTGCGAGCAGCGGCACAAAAGTCTGAGAGTGATAGGGAGACACAGGAGCGTGGGTGTGATTATTCCAAGGACGATCCCATATTCGGCTCCCACGGGGAACTTTATGCCATGCCGTTTACCAGGCAGGATATGTtgctcttatttttaattataaaataa
- the LOC127787426 gene encoding F-box/kelch-repeat protein At3g24760-like, which translates to MDWALQSRLMNLMEDTKLGKDLNDSSFNWEHYLGSDLTELILSYLPIRCIVRAAAVCKFWHSIITTASFASRVSAAKKPWFFLYGQNNIFFKNNQAFAFDPEADAWLRLPTVWPSSHEQSFIGCAGFFFATTSSRFSYTPILKGAWRETSPLRFSRCNPLVGVFNHGSGLPRFIVVGGVRFIGGLVDIEDRLAVEIYNPNSDSWELCPPLPADFRSGNSSQWLSSALFNGKFYVFGIYSCFVSSFDLNKHFWSEVQTLRPPGVLFSFLVACQDQLVLAGLCNGPRGPLFNLWRIDEESMEFSEIAIMPQDLLYCLFDSEGEDKFASLKCVGLGNLIYVFNEEHHRNYPACVCEISSDSGQCRWRRVPNLPAPAKKFHKVISFCSTVSLDDILRSQGEELGLEEAVQ; encoded by the coding sequence ATGGATTGGGCATTGCAAAGCCGATTGATGAATCTCATGGAAGACACAAAACTCGGCAAAGACCTCAACGATTCTTCGTTCAATTGGGAGCATTACCTCGGCTCCGACCTCACCGAACTCATCCTCTCCTACCTCCCCATCCGCTGCATCGTCCGCGCCGCCGCTGTCTGCAAGTTCTGGCATTCCATCATCACGACCGCCTCCTTCGCCTCCCGCGTCTCCGCCGCGAAGAAGCCCTGGTTCTTTCTCTACGGCCAGAACAACATCTTTTTCAAGAACAACCAGGCCTTCGCTTTCGATCCCGAAGCGGATGCCTGGCTTAGGCTCCCCACCGTTTGGCCCTCCTCCCACGAGCAGTCCTTCATCGGCTGCGCCGGCTTCTTCTTCGCGACTACTTCTTCCAGGTTCAGCTACACGCCCATCCTCAAAGGCGCCTGGCGAGAAACGTCGCCGCTTCGATTCTCTCGGTGCAATCCTCTCGTCGGCGTGTTCAATCACGGATCTGGATTGCCTAGATTCATTGTCGTTGGCGGCGTTAGGTTCATTGGTGGATTGGTCGATATAGAGGACAGGTTGGCTGTTGAGATCTACAACCCTAATTCGGATTCTTGGGAGCTTTGCCCGCCTTTACCAGCAGATTTCAGGTCAGGGAACTCGTCTCAGTGGCTCTCCTCGGCCTTGTTCAACGGAAAGTTCTATGTATTTGGGAtttattcttgttttgtttcgtcatttgatttaaataagCACTTTTGGAGCGAGGTCCAGACTCTGCGGCCTCCAGGGGTGTTGTTTTCGTTCTTGGTTGCTTGTCAGGACCAGCTTGTTTTGGCTGGACTGTGCAATGGCCCTCGTGGACCATTGTTTAACTTGTGGAGGATTGATGAGGAAAGCATGGAGTTCAGTGAGATTGCAATCATGCCTCAGGACTTGCTTTATTGTTTGTTTGATAGCGAAGGGGAAGATAAGTTTGCAAGTCTGAAATGTGTTGGACTAGGTAACCTAATATATGTGTTCAATGAAGAGCATCACAGGAACTACCCAGCTTGTGTTTGTGAAATTAGCAGTGATTCTGGTCAGTGCCGTTGGAGGAGGGTTCCCAATTTGCCCGCCCCTGCAAAGAAGTTCCACAAGGTCATCAGCTTTTGTTCAACTGTCTCGCTCGATGATATTCTTAGATcacaaggagaagaacttggTTTGGAGGAGGCTGTTCAATGA